One window from the genome of Nocardioides panaciterrulae encodes:
- a CDS encoding allene oxide cyclase family protein, with product MTSKLLAAGTLAATVAAGAVSVGATAASAATGGRHITVVEHAVSDTVTDTGRKGDSVGDLLTFANPIFNRADTKRIGHDNGSCIRTVVGKAWECSWTTRLPHGSLVVQGPFYDHRDSTLAITGGTGAYSRARGVMHLHARNKQGTAYTFAFVVRR from the coding sequence ATGACCAGCAAGCTCCTCGCCGCCGGCACCCTGGCGGCGACCGTGGCCGCGGGGGCGGTCTCGGTCGGCGCAACCGCCGCGAGCGCGGCCACCGGCGGGCGGCACATCACCGTCGTCGAGCACGCCGTGTCGGACACGGTCACCGACACCGGTCGGAAGGGGGACAGCGTGGGCGACCTGCTCACCTTCGCCAACCCGATCTTCAACCGCGCCGACACCAAGCGGATCGGGCACGACAACGGCTCCTGCATCCGCACGGTCGTCGGCAAGGCCTGGGAGTGCTCCTGGACGACCCGGCTGCCCCACGGCTCGCTCGTCGTGCAGGGACCGTTCTACGACCACCGCGACTCGACGCTCGCCATCACCGGCGGGACCGGCGCCTACTCGCGGGCCCGGGGCGTGATGCACCTGCACGCACGCAACAAGCAGGGCACGGCGTACACGTTCGCCTTCGTGGT